From Camelina sativa cultivar DH55 chromosome 7, Cs, whole genome shotgun sequence, one genomic window encodes:
- the LOC104702524 gene encoding proteasome subunit beta type-3-B isoform X1, with protein sequence MSIFEYNGSAVVAMVGKNCFAIASDRRLGVQLQTIATDFQRISKIHDHLFIGLSGLATDVQTLYQRLVFRHKLYQLREERDMKPETFASLVSAILYEKRFGPYLCQPVIAGLGDDNKPFICTMDSIGAKELAKDFVVSGTASESLYGACEAMFKPDMEAEELFETISQALLSSVDRDCLSGWGGHVYVVTPDEIKEKILKGRMD encoded by the exons ATGTCG ATCTTCGAGTACAATGGTAGTGCCGTCGTAGCTATGGTTGGGAAGAACTGTTTCGCTATAGCTAGTGATCGGAGGCTTGGTGTGCAGCTACAGACCATCGCTACCGATTTTCAGAGAATCTCCAAGATCCACGATCATCTCTTTATCGGACTTTCCGGTCTCGCTACCGATGTCCAGACATT GTACCAGCGACTTGTATTTCGACATAAGCTATATCAGCTTAGGGAAGAAAGAGACATGAAGCCAGAAACTTTCGCTAGTCTTGTATCTGCTATTCTTTATGAGAAAAG ATTTGGTCCTTACTTGTGCCAACCTGTGATTGCTGGCTTGGGAGACGATAACAAACCTTTCATTTGTACAATGGATTCGATTGGAGCCAA GGAGTTAGCAAAAGATTTTGTTGTCTCTGGAACTGCTTCAGAATCGTTATATGGTGCCTGTGAAGCTATGTTCAAACCAGATATG GAAGCTGAGGAATTGTTTGAGACAATTTCACAAGCACTTCTCTCTTCAGTTGACCGTGATTGTCTTAGTGGATGGGGTGGACATGTCTACGTTGT AACGCCAGATGAGATCAAGGAGAAAATTCTCAAGGGAAGGATGGATTGA
- the LOC104702523 gene encoding pentatricopeptide repeat-containing protein At1g77405-like yields the protein MKPSQCNRVIDQLIAAMIQNRPFDAVLASSTVANPWSQQLVSDVLRSIPRFFFISPRSIGRQKGFRHRSPLKQRNLREESQRRRSEVLVLGPAAYMDPKKVSLGLQKAMEFFFWIETHFGFDHNEVTGRDMACLLAKGNDFTGLWDFLRQVSRRENGKNVVTTASVTCLMKCLGEEGFVKEALATFYRMKEYHCKPDVYAYNTIINALCRVANFKKARFLLDQMQLPGFRYPPDIYTYTILISSYCRYGMQTGCRKAIRRRMWEANRMFREMLFRGFVPDVVTYNCLIDGCCKTNRIGRALELFEDMKKRGCVPNQVTYNSFIRYYSVTNEIERAIEMMRTMKKMDHGVPGSSTYTPLIHALVETRRAAEARDLVVEMVEAGVVPREYTYKLVLDALSSEGMADTLDEELHKRMREGIEERCRRVMRIKPVMARKEIVGKPDFHEIEVYENSAIEEI from the coding sequence ATGAAACCGTCGCAATGCAACCGCGTTATCGATCAGCTCATCGCCGCCATGATTCAGAACCGTCCATTCGACGCCGTTCTCGCTTCTTCAACGGTGGCGAATCCATGGTCTCAGCAGCTCGTCTCCGATGTTCTCCGCTCAATCCcaagattcttcttcatctccccaCGATCCATCGGTCGGCAAAAGGGTTTTCGTCACCGGTCACCGTTAAAGCAGAGAAACCTCCGTGAAGAATCGCAACGACGCCGTTCCGAAGTCCTTGTTCTAGGTCCCGCCGCATATATGGATCCTAAGAAAGTTTCACTCGGGTTGCAGAAAGCTATGGAGTTCTTCTTTTGGATCGAAACCCATTTCGGGTTTGATcataatgaggtcactggtagAGATATGGCTTGTCTATTGGCTAAAGGCAACGACTTTACGGGTCTCTGGGATTTTCTCCGGCAAGTCTCTAGAAGAGAGAACGGGAAAAATGTGGTTACCACAGCGTCTGTAAcgtgtttgatgaaatgcctaGGAGAAGAAGGTTTTGTGAAAGAGGCGTTAGCTACGTTTTATAGGATGAAGGAGTATCATTGCAAACCTGATGTTTATGCTTACAATACAATCATCAATGCTCTTTGTCGAGTTGCGAATTTCAAAAAAGCTCGATTCTTGTTGGATCAGATGCAGTTACCGGGTTTTAGATACCCACCAGACATCTATACCTACACTATTTTAATAAGCTCCTACTGTAGATATGGAATGCAGACCGGGTGTAGAAAGGCTATAAGGAGAAGGATGTGGGAAGCTAATCGAATGTTTAGGGAAATGCTGTTCAGAGGGTTTGTACCTGATGTGGTGACTTACAATTGTTTGATCGATGGATGTTGCAAAACGAATCGTATTGGTCGGGCTTTGGAGCTGTTTGAAGATATGAAGAAGAGAGGATGTGTTCCGAACCAGGTGACTTATAATTCTTTTATAAGGTATTATAGTGTTACTAATGAGATAGAACGGGCAATTGAGATGATGaggacaatgaagaagatggatcATGGTGTACCTGGTTCAAGCACGTACACGCCGCTAATACACGCTCTTGTTGAGACCAGGAGAGCTGCCGAGGCTCGGGATTTGGTGGTGGAGATGGTGGAGGCTGGGGTGGTTCCAAGAGAGTATACATATAAGTTGGTGTTGGATGCTCTGTCTTCTGAAGGAATGGCGGATACACTTGATGAAGAGCTGCataagagaatgagagaaggaATAGAAGAGAGATGTAGAAGAGTCATGAGGATCAAACCAGTCATGGCTCGAAAAGAGATTGTCGGAAAACCGGATTTTCACGAGATTGAAGTTTATGAAAATTCTGCAATAGAGGAAATCTGA
- the LOC104702524 gene encoding proteasome subunit beta type-3-B isoform X2, which yields MQIFEYNGSAVVAMVGKNCFAIASDRRLGVQLQTIATDFQRISKIHDHLFIGLSGLATDVQTLYQRLVFRHKLYQLREERDMKPETFASLVSAILYEKRFGPYLCQPVIAGLGDDNKPFICTMDSIGAKELAKDFVVSGTASESLYGACEAMFKPDMEAEELFETISQALLSSVDRDCLSGWGGHVYVVTPDEIKEKILKGRMD from the exons ATGCAGATCTTCGAGTACAATGGTAGTGCCGTCGTAGCTATGGTTGGGAAGAACTGTTTCGCTATAGCTAGTGATCGGAGGCTTGGTGTGCAGCTACAGACCATCGCTACCGATTTTCAGAGAATCTCCAAGATCCACGATCATCTCTTTATCGGACTTTCCGGTCTCGCTACCGATGTCCAGACATT GTACCAGCGACTTGTATTTCGACATAAGCTATATCAGCTTAGGGAAGAAAGAGACATGAAGCCAGAAACTTTCGCTAGTCTTGTATCTGCTATTCTTTATGAGAAAAG ATTTGGTCCTTACTTGTGCCAACCTGTGATTGCTGGCTTGGGAGACGATAACAAACCTTTCATTTGTACAATGGATTCGATTGGAGCCAA GGAGTTAGCAAAAGATTTTGTTGTCTCTGGAACTGCTTCAGAATCGTTATATGGTGCCTGTGAAGCTATGTTCAAACCAGATATG GAAGCTGAGGAATTGTTTGAGACAATTTCACAAGCACTTCTCTCTTCAGTTGACCGTGATTGTCTTAGTGGATGGGGTGGACATGTCTACGTTGT AACGCCAGATGAGATCAAGGAGAAAATTCTCAAGGGAAGGATGGATTGA
- the LOC104704934 gene encoding beta-galactosidase 16 isoform X1 — translation MWPSLIAKAKSGGLDVIDTYVFWNIHEPQQGQFDFSGRRDIVKFIKEVQAHGLYVCLRIGPFIQGEWSYGGLPFWLHNVKGIVFRTDNEPFKYHMKRYAQMIVKLMKSEKLYASQGGPIILSQIENEYGMIARAFRQDGKSYVKWAAEMAVELETGVPWVMCKQDDAPDTVINACNGRKCGETFKGPNSPNKPAIWTENWTSFYQTYGEEPLIRSAEDIAFQVALFIAKNGSFVNYYMYHGGTNFGRNASQFVITSYYDQAPLDEYGLLRQPKWGHLKELHAAVKLCEKPLLSGLQTTISLGKLQTAFVFGKKANLCAALLVNQDECEATVQFRNSSYLLSPKSISVLPDCKNVAFNTAKVNAQYSTRTREPRQKLSSSHMWEEFTENVPSFSETLILSESLLEHMNTTQDTSDYLWQTTRFQQPEGAQSVLKVNHLGHVLHGFVNGKFIGSTHGTFKAHRFLLEKNVSLNNGTNNIALLSVMVGLPNSGAHLERRAVGSRSVKIWNGKHSLYFNNYSWGYQVGLQGEKFHVYTENGAAKVQWRKYRDSKSQPLTWYKAAFDTPEGTDPVALNLGSMGKGEAWVNGQSIGRYWVSFHTSKGNPSQIWYHIPRSFLKPSSNLLVILEEEREGNPLGVTIDTVSVTEVCGHVSSSHPSPVISQRRTGHNRKKQRHLKHQYDKRPKVQLQCPNGRKISKVLFASFGTPNGNCWSYSVGSCHSPKSLAVIQKACLNKSRCSVPVWSKTFGGDSCPHAVKSLLVHAQCS, via the exons ATGTGGCCGTCTTTGATAGCAAAGGCAAAATCAGGAGGATTAGATGTAATAGACACTTATGTGTTCTGGAACATTCACGAGCCGCAACAAGGACAG TTCGATTTCAGTGGACGACGTGATATCGTGAAGTTCATCAAGGAAGTACAAGCGCACGGCTTATATGTCTGTCTTCGGATTGGACCTTTTATCCAGGGTGAATGGTCTTATGG GGGTTTGCCTTTCTGGTTGCATAATGTCAAAGGGATTGTCTTTAGGACAGATAATGAGCCTTTCAAG TATCACATGAAGAGATATGCACAAATGATTGTTAAGCTGATGAAATCGGAGAAGTTGTATGCTTCCCAAGGAGGACCGATCATACTCTCACAG ATTGAGAACGAGTATGGGATGATAGCTAGAGCTTTTCGACAAGATGGGAAATCATATGTCAAATGGGCAGCAGAAATGGCTGTGGAGCTTGAGACAGGAGTGCCATGGGTCATGTGCAAGCAAGATGATGCCCCTGACACTGTG ATTAATGCTTGCAATGGGAGGAAATGTGGAGAAACATTCAAAGGACCCAATTCACCAAACAAACCTGCAATATGGACTGAGAACTGGACGAGTTT TTATCAAACATATGGCGAGGAACCACTGATAAGGTCAGCTGAGGATATAGCATTTCAGGTCGCTCTATTCATAGCTAAGAACGGAAGTTTTGTAAACTACTACATG TATCATGGAGGAACAAACTTCGGGAGAAATGCTTCACAGTTTGTGATCACCAGTTATTATGATCAGGCTCCACTTGATGAATACG GATTACTTAGGCAACCAAAATGGGGACACCTAAAGGAATTACATGCTGCAGTTAAGTTGTGTGAAAAGCCTTTACTTTCTGGACTGCAAACTACAATATCATTGGGAAAGCTACAAACT GCCTTTGTGTTTGGGAAGAAGGCAAACCTATGCGCTGCCTTACTTGTGAATCAAGACGAATGCGAAGCTACTGTGCAGTTTCGTAATTCTTCATATCTCTTGTCTCCAAAATCTATAAGTGTCTTGCCAGACTGCAAGAATGTAGCCTTCAACACTGCCAAG GTCAATGCGCAGTACAGCACCAGAACAAGGGAACCAAGACAAAAGTTGTCTTCTTCTCACATGTGGGAGGAGTTTACAGAAAATGTCCCAAGTTTCAGTGAAACGTTAATACTGTCAGAGTCTTTACTTGAGCACATGAATACAACACAGGATACCTCCGACTATCTGTGGCAAACAACTAG GTTTCAGCAACCTGAAGGAGCTCAATCAGTTCTTAAAGTCAATCATCTTGGACATGTTCTACACGGCTTTGTTAATGGGAAGTTCATAG GTTCTACGCACGGAACTTTCAAAGCGCATAGATTTTTGCTAGAGAAAAATGTGTCATTGAATAATGGCACAAATAACATCGCATTACTCAGCGTAATGGTAGGGTTACCG AATTCAGGGGCACATTTAGAAAGGAGAGCCGTTGGATCACGGAGCGTAAAGATTTGGAATGGAAAACATTCACTGTACTTCAACAACTATAGTTGGGGATATcag GTTGGGCTGCAAGGGGAGAAATTTCATGTTTACACAGAAAATGGGGCGGCAAAAGTTCAGTGGAGAAAGTACAGAGACTCCAAAAGTCAGCCTCTAACTTGGTACAAG gCCGCATTTGACACACCAGAGGGGACGGATCCGGTGGCCTTGAACTTAGGATCAATGGGAAAAGGAGAAGCTTGGGTGAATGGCCAGAGTATTGGTCGGTACTGGGTCTCCTTTCATACTTCCAAAGGGAACCCTTCTCAGATATG GTATCATATACCGCGATCTTTTCTTAAACCCAGTAGTAACTTACTAGTcattttggaagaagaaagagaagggaATCCTCTTGGTGTAACTATAGACACAGTATCAGTCACCGAAGTCTGTGGTCATGTCTCCAGTTCACATCCTTCTCCTGTGATTTCTCAGAGAAGAACAGGCCACAACCGGAAAAAACAGAGACATCTAAAACACCAGTATGATAAGAGGCCTAAGGTTCAGCTCCAGTGTCCTAATGGCAGGAAAATTTCGAAGGTATTGTTTGCAAGCTTTGGTACTCCAAATGGAAATTGTTGGAGCTATTCTGTTGGAAGCTGTCACTCACCCAAATCTTTGGCAGTTATTCAGAAG GCTTGTCTGAACAAGAGTAGGTGCTCTGTTCCAGTATGGAGCAAAACATTTGGAGGTGATTCATGTCCACACGCTGTTAAATCCCTGCTGGTTCATGCTCAATGCTCATGA
- the LOC104702525 gene encoding caffeoylshikimate esterase-like, with protein MDRALTSRFDTASSTLSPFRFRHRSSLAITRRLAPAAIVCAKRSPIDGVSDELNLIASQNLDQAPARRLARSAFVDFQLQLDHCLFKEAPIGIRTEEWYERNWKGEEIFCKSWLPKSGDEIKASVCFCHGYGSTCTFFFDGIAKQIAGSGYGVYAVDHPGFGLSDGLHGHIPSFDDLAGNCIEQFSKMKGRPELRNLPRFLLGQSMGGAVALKIHLKEPQAWDGLILVAPMCKISEDVKPSPLVLKTLILMSTLFPKAKLFPKKDLSELFFRDPSKRKLCEYDVICYDDQTRLKTAVELLNATRDIEMQVDKVSLPLLILHGDADKVTDPTVSKFLHDNAISQDKTLKLYPGGYHCILEGDTDENIFTVINDIVAWLDARVAPK; from the exons ATGGATCGTGCTTTAACTTCCCGTTTTGATACTGCCTCCTCTACTCTCTCCCCTTTCCGATTCCGACATAGGAGTTCTTTAGCCATCACTCGACGATTGGCGCCGGCGGCGATTGTTTGCGCGAAACGATCTCCGATCGATGGAGTGAGCGACGAGCTGAATCTGATCGCTTCACAGAACTTAGATCAAGCTCCTGCACGAAGACTAGCCCGTTCTGCTTTTGTTGACTTTCAGCTTCAGCTCGATCACTGCTTGTTCAAG GAAGCTCCGATTGGGATCAGAACAGAGGAG TGGTATGAGAGAAATTGGAAAGGGGAAGAAATTTTCTGCAAGAGTTGGTTGCCCAAATCTGGTGACGAAATCAAAGCTTCGGTGTGTTTTTGTCATGGCTATGGAAGCACTTGCACTTTCTTCTTCGATG gTATAGCAAAGCAAATAGCAGGTTCAGGTTATGGAGTTTATGCTGTAGACCATCCTGGTTTTGGTCTCTCGGATGGTTTACATGGTCACATTCCAAGTTTTGATGACTTAGCTGGAAATTGTATTGAACAGTTCTCCAAAATGAAAG gGAGACCTGAATTGAGAAACTTGCCCCGGTTCCTGCTTGGACAGTCAATGGGAGGAGCTGTTGCCTTGAAAATTCATCTGAAAGAACCTCAAGCTTGGGATGGTCTTATCCTTGTTGCTCCAATGTGTAAG ATTTCAGAAGATGTAAAACCTTCTCCGCTAGTCTTGAAGACGTTAATCTTGATGTCGACACTATTTCCCAAAGCAAAGCTCTTTCCAAAGAAAGACTTGAGCGAGCTGTTTTTCAGAGACCCGAGTAAAAGAAAATTG TGCGAGTATGATGTGATATGCTACGATGATCAGACGCGTTTGAAAACCGCTGTTGAACTTCTAAATGCGACAAGAGACATTGAGATGCAAGTTGACAAG GTCTCGTTGCCACTGTTGATACTTCATGGAGACGCTGATAAAGTCACAGATCCCACAGTGAGCAAATTCCTTCACGACAATGCAATCAGCCAAGACAAGACTCTAAAACTCTATCCAGGGGGCTACCATTGCATTCTAGAAGGTGATACAGACGAAAATATTTTCACCGTAATCAACGACATAGTTGCTTGGCTCGATGCCCGCGTTGCTCCAAAGTAA
- the LOC104702527 gene encoding NAC domain-containing protein 2-like, whose amino-acid sequence MMKLGADLQFPPGFRFHPTDEELVLMYLCRKCASQPIPAPIITELDLYRYDPWDLPAMALYGEKEWYFFSPRDRKYPNGSRPNRAAGTGYWKATGADKPIGLPKPVGIKKALVFYSGKPPNGEKTNWIMHEYRLADVDRSVRKKNSLRLDDWVLCRIYNKKGVIEKRQIGIVNDTCSPESAARLVAGSDSEQVVSPEFTNSNGRSSNPLDFPFNYVDAIADNDIVSRLLGGGNQMWSTFDPFVVRQPQQRTF is encoded by the exons ATGATGAAACTTGGGGCCGATTTGCAATTTCCACCTGGATTTAGATTTCATCCGACGGATGAAGAGCTCGTACTCATGTATCTCTGTCGTAAATGCGCGTCGCAGCCGATCCCAGCACCGATTATCACCGAACTCGATTTGTACAGATATGATCCTTGGGACCTTCCCG CCATGGCTTTGTACGGTGAAAAGGAGTGGTATTTTTTCTCACCGAGAGATCGAAAGTATCCGAACGGTTCGAGACCGAACCGTGCAGCTGGTACTGGCTATTGGAAAGCTACCGGTGCTGATAAACCGATAGGTCTTCCTAAACCGGTCGGTATCAAGAAGGCTCTAGTGTTCTACTCTGGTAAACCCCCGAACGGAGAGAAAACCAACTGGATTATGCACGAATACCGGCTCGCTGACGTTGACCGGTCGGTCCGCAAGAAAAACAGTTTAAGG CTGGACGATTGGGTATTGTGTCGTATATATAACAAGAAAGGTGTCATCGAGAAGAGACAGATCGGGATCGTGAACGACACGTGTTCACCGGAATCTGCGGCGAGATTGGTCGCCGGGTCGGACTCGGAGCAAGTGGTGTCGCCGGAATTCACGAACAGCAATGGTCGGTCGAGTAATCCCCTTGATTTTCCGTTTAATTACGTAGATGCCATCGCCGATAACGATATTGTCTCACGGCTATTGGGCGGCGGGAATCAGATGTGGTCGACGTTTGATCCATTTGTGGTTCGGCAGCCGCAGCAGAGAACTTTCTAA